A portion of the Terriglobia bacterium genome contains these proteins:
- a CDS encoding DUF421 domain-containing protein, translating into MWNDMFTLGVPVAEKVLRPVLVYVFLIVGLRLSGKRELAQLNPFDLVVLLTLSNTVQNAIIGNDNSVAGGLIGAATLLLLNYVVVRFLFTHQKLDRLVEGESDVLIEGGVIHEERMKQELLTRAELETAAHRQGFSGLQEIERAVIDPGGTIFFIGRKPSPEELQQKALTDRLDAITRQLTEIRERLIAHP; encoded by the coding sequence ATTTGGAATGACATGTTTACGTTGGGGGTCCCGGTCGCTGAGAAGGTGCTGCGGCCGGTCCTTGTCTACGTTTTTCTGATTGTCGGCCTTCGGCTTTCCGGCAAGCGGGAGCTGGCGCAGTTGAATCCGTTCGACCTCGTCGTTCTGCTCACACTTTCCAATACCGTTCAGAACGCGATCATCGGGAATGATAATTCGGTCGCGGGCGGACTGATCGGAGCGGCCACGCTTCTCCTCCTGAATTATGTGGTGGTCAGGTTTCTGTTTACTCACCAGAAGCTGGACCGCCTGGTCGAGGGAGAGTCCGACGTCCTGATCGAGGGGGGCGTGATTCATGAAGAACGGATGAAGCAGGAACTCCTCACTCGTGCCGAGCTGGAAACGGCAGCTCACCGTCAGGGATTTTCCGGCTTGCAGGAGATTGAGCGCGCCGTGATCGATCCCGGCGGAACCATTTTCTTCATCGGCAGGAAACCTTCGCCTGAAGAGCTTCAACAGAAGGCTCTCACGGACCGCCTCGACGCCATCACCCGCCAGCTGACGGAAATTCGTGAACGCCTCATCGCCCACCCTTGA
- a CDS encoding MoaD/ThiS family protein, giving the protein MIRVVLPFHLRTLARLDGEVKLEVTGPVTQRSVLDALEARYPVLRGTIRDHVTQKRRPFLRLYACEQDLSNELPDTPLPDAVATGAEPFLIFGAIAGG; this is encoded by the coding sequence ATGATTCGGGTCGTGCTCCCCTTTCATCTGCGAACGCTCGCGCGCCTGGACGGCGAGGTGAAACTCGAGGTCACGGGTCCGGTGACACAGCGATCGGTTCTCGATGCCCTCGAAGCTCGCTATCCGGTGCTGCGGGGGACGATCCGCGACCACGTCACGCAAAAGCGCCGGCCGTTCTTGCGTTTGTACGCCTGCGAGCAGGATCTGTCCAACGAACTGCCCGACACCCCGCTCCCCGACGCGGTTGCCACGGGCGCGGAGCCCTTTCTTATCTTTGGGGCTATTGCTGGCGGCTAA
- a CDS encoding exo-alpha-sialidase, whose product MSRVRVLVGTRKGAFVLTSDGKREKWDVSGPHFGGWEIYHLKGSPVDSNRLYASQSSGWFGQVIQRSNDSGKTWEPVGNKFVYDGVPGTHLWYDGTPHPWEFKRVWHLEPSLTDPDTVYAGVEDAALFRTTDGGQTWQELPGLRGHESGPKWQPGAGGMGLHTIILDPSIPGRIFIAISAAGVFRTDDAGHTWRPTNRGLKSQYLPDPNAEVGYCVHRIAMHRSRPNVLYMQLHWNVMRSDDAGESWHKISGNLPSDFGFPVEVHAHEPNTIYVVPIKSDSEHYPPDGKLRVYRSRSGGNEWEALTKGLPQRDCYVNVLRDAMAVDSLDPGGVYFGTTGGQVYASNNAGDNWAPIVRDLPAVLSVEVQTLP is encoded by the coding sequence ATGAGCAGAGTACGAGTTCTGGTGGGTACACGAAAGGGCGCGTTCGTCCTGACATCGGACGGCAAGCGCGAGAAATGGGATGTCAGCGGTCCCCACTTCGGCGGCTGGGAGATCTACCATCTGAAGGGCTCGCCCGTTGACTCGAACCGGCTGTACGCGTCGCAGTCCAGCGGCTGGTTCGGGCAGGTGATCCAGCGCTCCAACGACAGCGGCAAGACGTGGGAGCCCGTGGGCAACAAGTTCGTGTACGACGGCGTTCCCGGCACTCATCTGTGGTATGACGGCACGCCGCACCCTTGGGAGTTCAAGCGAGTCTGGCATCTCGAACCATCGCTGACCGATCCGGACACCGTTTATGCCGGGGTGGAGGACGCCGCCCTGTTTCGCACGACCGATGGCGGACAGACGTGGCAGGAACTCCCCGGCCTGCGCGGCCACGAATCAGGACCCAAATGGCAGCCCGGCGCCGGCGGGATGGGCCTGCACACGATCATTCTCGATCCGAGCATTCCCGGGCGCATCTTCATCGCCATCTCGGCGGCGGGCGTGTTCCGGACCGATGACGCCGGCCACACGTGGCGGCCGACCAACCGTGGACTGAAGTCCCAATATCTGCCCGACCCGAACGCCGAAGTCGGCTACTGTGTTCACCGCATCGCGATGCACCGCTCACGCCCGAATGTGCTGTACATGCAGTTGCACTGGAACGTCATGCGCAGCGACGACGCCGGGGAATCGTGGCACAAAATCAGCGGGAATTTGCCGAGCGACTTCGGGTTCCCGGTCGAAGTTCATGCGCACGAGCCGAACACCATCTACGTCGTCCCGATCAAGAGCGACTCCGAGCACTATCCACCCGACGGCAAGCTGCGCGTGTATCGCAGCCGCTCGGGCGGAAACGAGTGGGAGGCGCTCACGAAAGGCTTGCCGCAACGCGACTGCTACGTCAATGTGTTGCGCGACGCGATGGCCGTGGACTCGCTCGATCCGGGCGGCGTGTATTTCGGCACCACCGGCGGGCAGGTGTACGCATCGAACAACGCCGGGGACAACTGGGCGCCCATCGTCCGGGATCTTCCCGCCGTATTGTCCGTCGAGGTCCAGACGCTGCCATGA